The following are from one region of the Paenibacillus sp. KS-LC4 genome:
- a CDS encoding SUMF1/EgtB/PvdO family nonheme iron enzyme, whose translation MRKRFIFLLPVFLMVVIACSQQMPEKTEKAGKTEKIENAEKTENNEMIEKTENNKNKDSLVFVKGGTFVNTKSNFYGKSITISSFYIDKYEITQKEWVEVMGSNPSGFKGDDLPVEMVSWYDVIEYCNKRSIKEGLMPYYEIDKNKKDPGNKSEHDQLKWTVTINEGANGYRLPTEAEWEYAAGGGQASKSYMYSGSNNVEEVAWYWKNAGDKPLSGDWNWTMIEGNKNKTKTVGLQKPNELGLYDMSGNVREWCWNWYEDGNLDSASGSLRIVKGGGWIGDIRNNEISYRGKFEANGFGPDQGFRVSRAG comes from the coding sequence ATGAGAAAACGATTTATTTTCCTTTTACCCGTATTCCTAATGGTTGTTATCGCTTGCTCGCAACAAATGCCTGAAAAAACCGAAAAAGCAGGAAAGACCGAGAAGATTGAGAATGCCGAAAAGACCGAAAATAACGAAATGATAGAGAAGACCGAAAATAATAAAAATAAGGATAGTCTTGTCTTTGTAAAAGGTGGGACTTTTGTCAATACGAAGTCCAACTTTTATGGGAAAAGTATAACCATATCAAGCTTTTACATCGACAAATATGAGATAACTCAAAAAGAGTGGGTTGAGGTTATGGGAAGCAATCCCTCAGGATTCAAGGGCGACGATTTACCAGTAGAAATGGTGAGCTGGTATGATGTTATTGAATACTGTAATAAACGAAGTATAAAAGAGGGCCTGATGCCTTATTATGAGATAGACAAAAATAAAAAAGATCCAGGTAATAAGAGTGAGCACGATCAACTAAAATGGACCGTAACGATCAATGAAGGAGCAAATGGTTATCGGTTACCGACCGAAGCGGAGTGGGAATACGCCGCGGGCGGAGGTCAGGCGAGTAAAAGCTATATGTACAGCGGGAGCAATAATGTAGAAGAAGTGGCTTGGTATTGGAAAAACGCTGGAGACAAGCCATTATCAGGAGATTGGAACTGGACGATGATAGAAGGCAACAAAAATAAAACAAAAACGGTCGGTCTCCAGAAGCCTAATGAGCTAGGACTTTACGATATGTCAGGCAATGTAAGGGAATGGTGCTGGAACTGGTATGAAGACGGAAATTTGGACAGCGCTAGCGGCTCTTTACGAATTGTAAAGGGTGGCGGTTGGATTGGCGACATCAGAAA